One genomic region from Rosa rugosa chromosome 1, drRosRugo1.1, whole genome shotgun sequence encodes:
- the LOC133724648 gene encoding long-chain-alcohol O-fatty-acyltransferase-like — MEDELKNFIKVWITTIICLSYCHYIVSRLIPKGLLRLISLLPVFYFFITTPLTLHSFHLCGPTTFFLVWLGIFKLLLFSFNLGPLSPPPPSLFHFISIACLPIKIKQDPLRKTPPNPKTTQKPRNPIGQSVTKGLPNKSIVVAVKALLLGMIIHTYEYRSHLHPYVILALYCCHMYLALELVLVVSATPARALFGFELEPQSNEPYLSTSLQDFWGRRWNLMVTNILRPTVYDPTRRVCARVVGKRWARLPAVMATFAVSGLMHEVIYYYLTRVQPTWEVTWFFVLHGACVVVEVEVKKAVTGRWRLHPVVSGPLTLVFLAVTGNWLFFPQLLRNGVDAKAIGEYAIMVDFVKANLPHLSYWPNKS; from the coding sequence ATGGAGGATGAGCTCAAGAACTTCATCAAGGTATGGATCACAACCATCATATGTCTATCTTATTGCCATTACATAGTCTCCAGATTAATCCCCAAGGGCCTGCTTAGgctcatctctctcctccctgtCTTCTACTTCTTCATCACCACCCCCCTAACTCTCCATTCCTTCCATCTCTGTGGACCCACAACCTTCTTCCTAGTCTGGCTTGGCATCTTCAAGCTCCTCCTCTTCTCCTTTAACCTTGGCCCTCTATCACCACCCCCACCTTCACTATTCCATTTCATCTCCATAGCTTGCCTCCCCATCAAAATCAAACAAGACCCACTTCGGAAAACACCCCCAAATCCCAAAACCacccaaaaacccagaaacccaattGGTCAAAGTGTCACAAAGGGGCTGCCAAACAAGTCAATTGTGGTGGCTGTGAAGGCATTGCTTTTGGGTATGATCATCCATACCTACGAGTACAGATCACATTTGCACCCTTATGTGATCTTAGCCTTGTACTGTTGCCACATGTACCTGGCTCTAGAATTAGTCCTGGTCGTGAGCGCGACTCCGGCTCGAGCTCTTTTCGGATTTGAGCTCGAGCCGCAGTCCAACGAGCCTTACCTCTCCACTTCGCTTCAAGACTTTTGGGGCCGTCGATGGAATCTAATGGTCACGAACATCCTGCGCCCAACGGTATACGATCCCACCCGGCGCGTGTGTGCGCGTGTAGTTGGGAAACGGTGGGCAAGGCTGCCGGCTGTGATGGCCACCTTTGCGGTGTCCGGGTTAATGCACGAGGTTATTTATTATTATCTCACCCGCGTGCAGCCCACGTGGGAAGTGACGTGGTTTTTTGTGCTACACGGGGCTTGCGTGGTGGTTGAGGTGGAGGTCAAGAAGGCGGTTACCGGCAGGTGGAGGTTGCACCCGGTGGTTTCGGGGCCGTTGACGTTGGTGTTCTTGGCTGTGACCGGCAACTGGCTGTTCTTTCCTCAGTTGCTCAGGAATGGTGTTGATGCAAAGGCTATAGGAGAGTATGCAATTATGGTGGATTTTGTCAAGGCTAACTTGCCTCATTTAAGTTATTGGCCCAACAAAAGCTGA
- the LOC133724647 gene encoding aldehyde dehydrogenase family 3 member H1-like isoform X2, whose translation MKGLCIELLHNSRLVGTGSARAFSYRFQRKNHQAFLSFPKLVVSSASFSQKCFATVAPVVAEVEEKKTFDSETAGLLVKELRKSFNSGRTKSYEWRMLQLSNIARMLDEKEKDIIEALYKDLSKPELEAFISEISTAKSSCKEALEGLKQWMVPQKVKTSISTYPSSAEIVSEPLGVVLVISTWNFPFLLSIDPIIGAISAGNAVVLKPSEIAPATSSLLVQLVEEYLDSSAVKVVEGAIPETTALLEQRWDKILYTGSAKVGRIVMAAAAKHLTPVILELGGKSPAVVDSNVDLQVAVRRIIAGKWACNNGQACIGVDYIITTKDFAPKLIEALKNELEQFFGKDPMNSKDISRIVSSTQFARLVKLLEEDKVSDKIVLGGQTDENQLKIAPTILLDIPEDTQIMNEEIFGPLLPIVTVEKIEGSFDVINSRPKPLAVYVFTNNEQLKKSFVENISSGGMLINDTVLHVAVAGLPFGGVGESGMGSYHGKFSFDGFSHKKSVLYRSFSGDSTLRYPPYTPEKQKLLKAVISGNIFSIIMALIGW comes from the exons ATGAAAGGCCTCTGCATTGAGCTTCTTCACAACTCCAG ATTAGTGGGTACTGGAAGCGCCAGAGCTTTCTCTTACCGGTTTCAGAGAAAGAACCATCAGGCCTTCTTGTCTTTCCCAAAACTTGTAGTCTCTTCGGCCTCCTT CTCTCAAAAATGTTTCGCAACTGTGGCGCCTGTGGTAGCCGAggtggaagaaaagaaaacattcGATTCAGAGACAGCTGGCTTGCTAGTGAAGGAGCTCCGAAAGAGTTTCAATTCGGGAAGGACAAAGAGCTATGAGTGGAGAATGTTACAGTTGAGCAATATTGCAAGGATGCTTGATGAGAAAGAGAAGGACATTATTGAAGCTCTGTACAAGGACCTCTCAAAGCCCGAGCTTGAAGCATTTATATCCGAG ATTTCTACAGCAAAATCATCATGTAAGGAGGCATTGGAAGGATTGAAGCAGTGGATGGTCCCACAAAAG gtcaaaacttcaatttcaacaTATCCATCATCAGCAGAAATTGTGTCAGAGCCTCTAGGGGTTGTGTTGGTCATCTCAACATGGAACTTTCCTTTCT TGTTATCAATTGATCCAATTATTGGAGCTATTTCAGCAGGAAATGCAGTTGTACTAAAACCTTCCGAAATAGCTCCAGCTACATCTTCACTTCTTGTACAATTAGTAGAGGAGTATTTAGACAGTTCTGCTGTAAAAGTTGTAGAGGGGGCTATCCCAGAAACTACTGCACTATTAGAGCAGAGATGGGATAAGATACTGTATACAG GTAGTGCTAAAGTAGGGCGTATTGTGATGGCTGCTGCTGCAAAACACCTTACACCTGTGATTCTAGAACTGGGTGGAAAATCCCCAGCTGTTGTTGACTCAAATGTTGACTTACAG GTTGCTGTTAGGAGGATAATAGCAGGGAAGTGGGCATGTAACAATGGACAAGCTTGCATTGGTGTTGATTACATTATCACTACAAAAGACTTCGCTCCAAAGTTG ATAGAAGCTCTAAAAAATGAACTGGAGCAATTTTTTGGGAAAGATCCCATGAACTCAAAAGATATATCTCGCATTGTCAGCTCTACCCAATTTGCACGTTTGGTAAAGCTCTTGGAAGAGGACAAAGTCTCTGATAAAATTGTCCTTGGAGGTCAAACGGATGAGAACCAATT AAAAATAGCTCCAACTATCTTGTTGGATATTCCAGAAGACACTCAGATTATGAATGAGGAGATATTTGGGCCATTATTGCCTATTGTCACT GTTGAGAAGATTGAAGGCAGTTTCGATGTGATAAACTCGAGGCCAAAACCTCTTGCTGTGTACGTTTTCACGAACAATGAGCAGCTGAAGAAGAGCTTTGTGGAAAATATATCGTCGGGGGGGATGCTCATCAACGATACAGTCCTACAT GTTGCTGTTGCCGGTTTACCTTTCGGAGGTGTCGGGGAGAGTGGAATGGGTTCATACCATGGTAAATTCTCGTTTGATGGCTTCAGCCACAAGAAGTCAGTTCTGTATAGAAGTTTCAGTGGAGATTCTACTCTGAGGTACCCACCATACACACCTGAAAAGCAAAAATTACTAAAGGCTGTCATCAGTGGCAACATATTTAGCATTATCATGGCTTTGATCGGATGGTGA
- the LOC133724647 gene encoding aldehyde dehydrogenase family 3 member H1-like isoform X1 — protein MGFVLPTHLKTDLSSRLVGTGSARAFSYRFQRKNHQAFLSFPKLVVSSASFSQKCFATVAPVVAEVEEKKTFDSETAGLLVKELRKSFNSGRTKSYEWRMLQLSNIARMLDEKEKDIIEALYKDLSKPELEAFISEISTAKSSCKEALEGLKQWMVPQKVKTSISTYPSSAEIVSEPLGVVLVISTWNFPFLLSIDPIIGAISAGNAVVLKPSEIAPATSSLLVQLVEEYLDSSAVKVVEGAIPETTALLEQRWDKILYTGSAKVGRIVMAAAAKHLTPVILELGGKSPAVVDSNVDLQVAVRRIIAGKWACNNGQACIGVDYIITTKDFAPKLIEALKNELEQFFGKDPMNSKDISRIVSSTQFARLVKLLEEDKVSDKIVLGGQTDENQLKIAPTILLDIPEDTQIMNEEIFGPLLPIVTVEKIEGSFDVINSRPKPLAVYVFTNNEQLKKSFVENISSGGMLINDTVLHVAVAGLPFGGVGESGMGSYHGKFSFDGFSHKKSVLYRSFSGDSTLRYPPYTPEKQKLLKAVISGNIFSIIMALIGW, from the exons ATGGGTTTCGTTCTCCCCACCCACCTAAAAACTGATCTTTCTTCAAG ATTAGTGGGTACTGGAAGCGCCAGAGCTTTCTCTTACCGGTTTCAGAGAAAGAACCATCAGGCCTTCTTGTCTTTCCCAAAACTTGTAGTCTCTTCGGCCTCCTT CTCTCAAAAATGTTTCGCAACTGTGGCGCCTGTGGTAGCCGAggtggaagaaaagaaaacattcGATTCAGAGACAGCTGGCTTGCTAGTGAAGGAGCTCCGAAAGAGTTTCAATTCGGGAAGGACAAAGAGCTATGAGTGGAGAATGTTACAGTTGAGCAATATTGCAAGGATGCTTGATGAGAAAGAGAAGGACATTATTGAAGCTCTGTACAAGGACCTCTCAAAGCCCGAGCTTGAAGCATTTATATCCGAG ATTTCTACAGCAAAATCATCATGTAAGGAGGCATTGGAAGGATTGAAGCAGTGGATGGTCCCACAAAAG gtcaaaacttcaatttcaacaTATCCATCATCAGCAGAAATTGTGTCAGAGCCTCTAGGGGTTGTGTTGGTCATCTCAACATGGAACTTTCCTTTCT TGTTATCAATTGATCCAATTATTGGAGCTATTTCAGCAGGAAATGCAGTTGTACTAAAACCTTCCGAAATAGCTCCAGCTACATCTTCACTTCTTGTACAATTAGTAGAGGAGTATTTAGACAGTTCTGCTGTAAAAGTTGTAGAGGGGGCTATCCCAGAAACTACTGCACTATTAGAGCAGAGATGGGATAAGATACTGTATACAG GTAGTGCTAAAGTAGGGCGTATTGTGATGGCTGCTGCTGCAAAACACCTTACACCTGTGATTCTAGAACTGGGTGGAAAATCCCCAGCTGTTGTTGACTCAAATGTTGACTTACAG GTTGCTGTTAGGAGGATAATAGCAGGGAAGTGGGCATGTAACAATGGACAAGCTTGCATTGGTGTTGATTACATTATCACTACAAAAGACTTCGCTCCAAAGTTG ATAGAAGCTCTAAAAAATGAACTGGAGCAATTTTTTGGGAAAGATCCCATGAACTCAAAAGATATATCTCGCATTGTCAGCTCTACCCAATTTGCACGTTTGGTAAAGCTCTTGGAAGAGGACAAAGTCTCTGATAAAATTGTCCTTGGAGGTCAAACGGATGAGAACCAATT AAAAATAGCTCCAACTATCTTGTTGGATATTCCAGAAGACACTCAGATTATGAATGAGGAGATATTTGGGCCATTATTGCCTATTGTCACT GTTGAGAAGATTGAAGGCAGTTTCGATGTGATAAACTCGAGGCCAAAACCTCTTGCTGTGTACGTTTTCACGAACAATGAGCAGCTGAAGAAGAGCTTTGTGGAAAATATATCGTCGGGGGGGATGCTCATCAACGATACAGTCCTACAT GTTGCTGTTGCCGGTTTACCTTTCGGAGGTGTCGGGGAGAGTGGAATGGGTTCATACCATGGTAAATTCTCGTTTGATGGCTTCAGCCACAAGAAGTCAGTTCTGTATAGAAGTTTCAGTGGAGATTCTACTCTGAGGTACCCACCATACACACCTGAAAAGCAAAAATTACTAAAGGCTGTCATCAGTGGCAACATATTTAGCATTATCATGGCTTTGATCGGATGGTGA